The following are from one region of the Penaeus chinensis breed Huanghai No. 1 chromosome 5, ASM1920278v2, whole genome shotgun sequence genome:
- the LOC125025903 gene encoding dihydroorotate dehydrogenase (quinone), mitochondrial-like isoform X1 (The sequence of the model RefSeq protein was modified relative to this genomic sequence to represent the inferred CDS: added 52 bases not found in genome assembly), with the protein MLQTLLLRSRAAAFVKSLRTPVLKKKVSDVIKLSIGGTVVFVGINLYFKNEKFYDTWVMPIFHSVDPETAHNLAVMAAKYNLVPEAKLKESKLLESRVVNLVFKTPVGLAAGFDKHGEAVEGLFRMGFSFVEVGSVTPLPQPGNPKPRVFRLKDDKAVINRYGFNSVGHEVVHARLSQLQPPGQRPGILGINLGKNKTSEDYVQDYTQGIASFGPIADYLVVNISSPNTPGLRNLQHRGKLEKLVDAVVDARDNLPGPHKPPIFLKIAPDLTDEDKLDIAAVVRRKGRQVDGLIISNTTISRPHTLQSAECEETGGLSGLPLRALATKTIKDMYQLVEGSVPIIGVGGIASGQDAYDKIRAGASLVQLYTALIYHGPPLITRITRELEELLIRDGFKSVSEAVGVDCK; encoded by the exons ATGTTGCAAACTCTCCTCCTCAGAAGCAGGGCAGCTGCATTTGTTAAGTCACTTCGCACTCCTGTGTTGAAA AAAAAAGTCAGCGATGTCATCAAGCTCTCAATTGGAGGAACAGTTGTGTTTGTTGGCATCAACTTATACTTCAAGAATGAAAAGTTTTATGACACCTGGGTGATGCCCATCTTCCACTCTGTAGACCCAGAAACCGCCCACAACCTAGCAGTGATGGCAGCAAAGTACAACTTGGTACCAGAGGCAAAGCTGAAGGAGTCCAAGTTATTG GAATCCAGAGTGGTGAATTTGGTGTTCAAAACCCCtgttggcctggcagcaggattCGACAAGCATGGAGAGGCTGTGGAGGGATTGTTCCGCATGGGATTCAGCTTTGTAGAGGTGGGCTCTGTAACCCCCTTGCCCCAGCCAGGCAACCCAAAGCCTCGAGTGTTTCGACTCAAGGACGATAAGGCGGTCATAAACAG ATATGGCTTCAACAGTGTTGGGCATGAAGTTGTACATGCCAGGTTATCACAACTGCAGCCTCCAGGACAGAGACCAGGAATTCTAGGCATAAATCTGGGGAAGAACAAAACCTCAGAGGACTATGTACAAGATTATACTCAGGGAATTGCAAGTTTTGGCCCCATTGCAGATTATCTTGTTGTTAACATTTCAAG CCCAAATACCCCAGGACTTAGAAATCTGCAGCACCGAGGAAAGTTGGAGAAGCTGGTGGATGCAGTCGTTGATGCAAGAGACAACCTTCCTGGCCCTCACAAGCCTCCTATTTTCTTAAAAATAGCACCAGATTTGACAGACGAGGACAAATTGGACATTGCAGCAGtggtgagaaggaagggg CGACAAGTGGACGGGCTTATTATAAGCAACACAACCATTTCTCGGCCACACACACTGCAGAGTGCTGAGTGTGAGGAGACGGGGGGGCTGAGTGGACTGCCTCTAAGGGCACTAGCCACCAAGACAATCAAAGACATGTATCAATTAGTAGAAG GATCTGTTCCAATTATTGGTGTGGGGGGAATTGCCAGTGGCCAAGATGCCTATGACAAGATCAGGGCTGGGGCAAGCCTTGTCCAGTTGTACACTGCACTCATCTACCACGGACCTCCACTTATCACCAGAATCACGAGGGAGCTTGAGGAACTTTTAAT
- the LOC125025903 gene encoding dihydroorotate dehydrogenase (quinone), mitochondrial-like isoform X3 (The sequence of the model RefSeq protein was modified relative to this genomic sequence to represent the inferred CDS: added 52 bases not found in genome assembly), translating to MCTEGDQIQSFLQSHSVIISKESRVVNLVFKTPVGLAAGFDKHGEAVEGLFRMGFSFVEVGSVTPLPQPGNPKPRVFRLKDDKAVINRYGFNSVGHEVVHARLSQLQPPGQRPGILGINLGKNKTSEDYVQDYTQGIASFGPIADYLVVNISSPNTPGLRNLQHRGKLEKLVDAVVDARDNLPGPHKPPIFLKIAPDLTDEDKLDIAAVVRRKGRQVDGLIISNTTISRPHTLQSAECEETGGLSGLPLRALATKTIKDMYQLVEGSVPIIGVGGIASGQDAYDKIRAGASLVQLYTALIYHGPPLITRITRELEELLIRDGFKSVSEAVGVDCK from the exons ATGTGCACTGAAGGAGACCAAATTCAAAGTTTTTTACAATCTCATTCTGTGATCATCTCTAAG GAATCCAGAGTGGTGAATTTGGTGTTCAAAACCCCtgttggcctggcagcaggattCGACAAGCATGGAGAGGCTGTGGAGGGATTGTTCCGCATGGGATTCAGCTTTGTAGAGGTGGGCTCTGTAACCCCCTTGCCCCAGCCAGGCAACCCAAAGCCTCGAGTGTTTCGACTCAAGGACGATAAGGCGGTCATAAACAG ATATGGCTTCAACAGTGTTGGGCATGAAGTTGTACATGCCAGGTTATCACAACTGCAGCCTCCAGGACAGAGACCAGGAATTCTAGGCATAAATCTGGGGAAGAACAAAACCTCAGAGGACTATGTACAAGATTATACTCAGGGAATTGCAAGTTTTGGCCCCATTGCAGATTATCTTGTTGTTAACATTTCAAG CCCAAATACCCCAGGACTTAGAAATCTGCAGCACCGAGGAAAGTTGGAGAAGCTGGTGGATGCAGTCGTTGATGCAAGAGACAACCTTCCTGGCCCTCACAAGCCTCCTATTTTCTTAAAAATAGCACCAGATTTGACAGACGAGGACAAATTGGACATTGCAGCAGtggtgagaaggaagggg CGACAAGTGGACGGGCTTATTATAAGCAACACAACCATTTCTCGGCCACACACACTGCAGAGTGCTGAGTGTGAGGAGACGGGGGGGCTGAGTGGACTGCCTCTAAGGGCACTAGCCACCAAGACAATCAAAGACATGTATCAATTAGTAGAAG GATCTGTTCCAATTATTGGTGTGGGGGGAATTGCCAGTGGCCAAGATGCCTATGACAAGATCAGGGCTGGGGCAAGCCTTGTCCAGTTGTACACTGCACTCATCTACCACGGACCTCCACTTATCACCAGAATCACGAGGGAGCTTGAGGAACTTTTAAT
- the LOC125025903 gene encoding dihydroorotate dehydrogenase (quinone), mitochondrial-like isoform X2 (The sequence of the model RefSeq protein was modified relative to this genomic sequence to represent the inferred CDS: added 52 bases not found in genome assembly), which yields MPIFHSVDPETAHNLAVMAAKYNLVPEAKLKESKLLESRVVNLVFKTPVGLAAGFDKHGEAVEGLFRMGFSFVEVGSVTPLPQPGNPKPRVFRLKDDKAVINRYGFNSVGHEVVHARLSQLQPPGQRPGILGINLGKNKTSEDYVQDYTQGIASFGPIADYLVVNISSPNTPGLRNLQHRGKLEKLVDAVVDARDNLPGPHKPPIFLKIAPDLTDEDKLDIAAVVRRKGRQVDGLIISNTTISRPHTLQSAECEETGGLSGLPLRALATKTIKDMYQLVEGSVPIIGVGGIASGQDAYDKIRAGASLVQLYTALIYHGPPLITRITRELEELLIRDGFKSVSEAVGVDCK from the exons ATGCCCATCTTCCACTCTGTAGACCCAGAAACCGCCCACAACCTAGCAGTGATGGCAGCAAAGTACAACTTGGTACCAGAGGCAAAGCTGAAGGAGTCCAAGTTATTG GAATCCAGAGTGGTGAATTTGGTGTTCAAAACCCCtgttggcctggcagcaggattCGACAAGCATGGAGAGGCTGTGGAGGGATTGTTCCGCATGGGATTCAGCTTTGTAGAGGTGGGCTCTGTAACCCCCTTGCCCCAGCCAGGCAACCCAAAGCCTCGAGTGTTTCGACTCAAGGACGATAAGGCGGTCATAAACAG ATATGGCTTCAACAGTGTTGGGCATGAAGTTGTACATGCCAGGTTATCACAACTGCAGCCTCCAGGACAGAGACCAGGAATTCTAGGCATAAATCTGGGGAAGAACAAAACCTCAGAGGACTATGTACAAGATTATACTCAGGGAATTGCAAGTTTTGGCCCCATTGCAGATTATCTTGTTGTTAACATTTCAAG CCCAAATACCCCAGGACTTAGAAATCTGCAGCACCGAGGAAAGTTGGAGAAGCTGGTGGATGCAGTCGTTGATGCAAGAGACAACCTTCCTGGCCCTCACAAGCCTCCTATTTTCTTAAAAATAGCACCAGATTTGACAGACGAGGACAAATTGGACATTGCAGCAGtggtgagaaggaagggg CGACAAGTGGACGGGCTTATTATAAGCAACACAACCATTTCTCGGCCACACACACTGCAGAGTGCTGAGTGTGAGGAGACGGGGGGGCTGAGTGGACTGCCTCTAAGGGCACTAGCCACCAAGACAATCAAAGACATGTATCAATTAGTAGAAG GATCTGTTCCAATTATTGGTGTGGGGGGAATTGCCAGTGGCCAAGATGCCTATGACAAGATCAGGGCTGGGGCAAGCCTTGTCCAGTTGTACACTGCACTCATCTACCACGGACCTCCACTTATCACCAGAATCACGAGGGAGCTTGAGGAACTTTTAAT